One window from the genome of Leuconostoc suionicum encodes:
- a CDS encoding LacI family DNA-binding transcriptional regulator → MEKIAKAAGVSKAAVSFALNDKPGISQTTRNHILKIAEELNYVPRKKIKKDTIVFFLITNNHAQSLDYYQRLPFFQSIIDAFKTKSYLKGYNLSIQTISQLDQETLSNWRQDNVYGVVVLGTFLTSEDVALLNTINANLIILDNPSIENSHSSVTINNAQGMISVVHHLSSQDSIIYVHGLPAIPNFNERYAAFKTAAKMKKLKVTEIKMDSFTFSETTAAEQSVIIDALQDSTTIVAENDYLALKIAEIITKKKLSHKVNKIFGFDNIKTLSQSAIPIKTVAVNVAVMVDIAIDLILKEHKVPVHVAVDTDFIEGIKK, encoded by the coding sequence ATGGAAAAAATCGCAAAGGCTGCAGGCGTTTCTAAGGCAGCAGTATCCTTTGCTTTAAATGATAAGCCAGGCATTAGTCAAACCACTCGCAATCATATCTTGAAAATTGCTGAGGAGCTAAATTATGTACCTAGAAAAAAAATAAAGAAAGACACCATTGTTTTTTTTCTAATTACAAATAATCACGCTCAATCTCTGGATTATTATCAACGTCTTCCTTTTTTTCAATCTATTATTGATGCTTTTAAAACTAAATCTTATTTAAAAGGATATAATCTTTCAATACAGACCATTTCTCAGCTAGATCAAGAGACTCTATCCAACTGGCGTCAAGACAATGTGTATGGTGTTGTCGTACTTGGAACCTTTTTAACGTCAGAGGATGTAGCCTTACTTAATACTATTAATGCGAATCTGATAATTTTAGATAATCCATCAATTGAAAATAGTCACAGTTCTGTGACTATCAACAATGCTCAAGGAATGATAAGTGTTGTTCATCACCTTTCTTCTCAAGACAGCATTATTTATGTTCATGGTCTACCTGCTATTCCCAATTTCAATGAACGTTATGCCGCTTTCAAAACTGCAGCAAAAATGAAGAAGCTAAAAGTAACGGAAATTAAAATGGATAGTTTTACTTTTTCAGAAACTACCGCTGCTGAACAATCCGTTATTATTGATGCCTTACAAGACTCGACAACAATCGTGGCTGAAAATGATTATTTGGCTTTAAAAATTGCCGAAATTATCACGAAAAAAAAATTAAGTCACAAAGTAAATAAAATATTTGGTTTTGATAATATCAAAACACTATCACAGTCAGCCATTCCAATTAAGACTGTTGCTGTAAATGTTGCCGTCATGGTGGATATTGCTATTGATTTAATTTTGAAAGAACATAAAGTTCCTGTTCACGTTGCTGTTGACACTGATTTTATTGAGGGTATTAAAAAATGA
- a CDS encoding aldo/keto reductase — MSLNELYELNDGHQLPKIGLGTFQIRGYQGVDQILTAIQNGYRLLDTSTNYDSEGAVGEAIRRSGIPRSQFYVTTKLPGKYHHFDDALKIIEESLLRLGLDYLDLYLIHWPLPKRDNYVEAWQALIEAQRRGLVRSIGVSNFEKEHLDKIISATGITPAVNQNEIHPYWPQESLVATNQEYGIVTEAWSPLGRGSSELTEPLIVKLAEKYDKNAGQIILRWHIQRGILPVAKATTPQHQRRNLDIFDFTLTETEVSQISDLERKDGRVDDQDPKEYEEFV; from the coding sequence ATGAGTTTGAATGAGTTATATGAACTAAATGATGGGCATCAGTTACCAAAAATTGGCTTGGGAACCTTTCAGATTCGAGGTTATCAAGGCGTTGACCAAATTTTAACTGCTATACAGAACGGTTACCGATTGCTTGATACGTCTACAAATTATGATAGTGAAGGTGCGGTTGGAGAAGCTATTCGTCGTTCAGGTATTCCACGCTCCCAATTTTATGTAACGACAAAACTTCCTGGTAAATATCATCATTTCGACGATGCTTTGAAAATTATTGAAGAATCATTGCTTCGTTTAGGCTTAGACTATTTGGATCTTTATTTGATTCATTGGCCACTTCCTAAACGAGACAATTATGTGGAGGCTTGGCAAGCTTTAATTGAGGCACAAAGGCGTGGACTAGTTCGTTCGATTGGTGTGTCCAACTTTGAAAAGGAACATCTAGATAAAATTATTTCAGCAACGGGGATCACACCGGCTGTTAACCAAAATGAAATTCATCCATATTGGCCGCAGGAATCATTGGTGGCTACTAATCAAGAGTATGGTATCGTCACTGAGGCTTGGAGCCCATTAGGTCGAGGCAGTAGCGAATTAACAGAACCGTTAATTGTAAAACTAGCCGAAAAATATGATAAAAATGCGGGTCAAATTATTTTGAGATGGCATATACAACGTGGTATTTTACCAGTTGCTAAAGCTACCACTCCTCAACATCAGCGACGTAACTTAGATATCTTTGATTTCACGCTGACAGAGACTGAGGTTAGCCAAATATCTGATTTGGAACGTAAAGATGGGCGTGTGGATGACCAAGATCCAAAAGAATACGAAGAATTTGTTTAA
- a CDS encoding MFS transporter: MTKNRYSSSMFKLAFLSISLLLTSTASISITIPKMQETFVNQSATAVEALVTASNITVMIFVLLSPFIVKVFGTRKTVLIGLLLAGVSGVVPMFSDNYGLVYISRLILGAGLGMFNSLAVSLINDFWSGDTRNKMLGFQSAVQSIGQTVTTFIAGILVNYNWHTSYSIYFLALASFILFLIYVPNTTSDTDKNDSVSTEQLNKPKQSINSYVILSSFGLLISFALLMALFLKSAGFVVEEKFENASFIGTALSIYTLVGFLGSLLYGYIVKVTKQYTFALSYAIIGASFLIIALAPNMTVITFGMAFGGIGGSVFLPIAFGTILEKAPSQSGNLAISIAMVGTNLGTYLSPYLLAALGNLFGNNSSKFSILISGVLMLALAVFYFLIRNIFKQTSEVKIEV, encoded by the coding sequence ATGACTAAAAATAGATATTCATCCAGCATGTTTAAACTAGCATTTTTATCAATTTCTTTATTATTAACATCAACTGCATCTATTTCGATTACAATTCCTAAAATGCAGGAAACTTTCGTTAACCAAAGCGCCACTGCAGTAGAGGCCTTAGTAACAGCTTCCAATATTACGGTAATGATTTTCGTTTTACTTAGTCCTTTTATTGTAAAGGTTTTTGGTACAAGAAAAACCGTTCTAATTGGCCTATTACTCGCTGGAGTTTCAGGTGTAGTGCCTATGTTTTCTGATAATTATGGACTTGTTTATATTTCCCGCCTTATCTTGGGGGCGGGTTTGGGGATGTTCAACTCATTGGCCGTTAGTTTGATTAACGATTTTTGGAGTGGTGACACACGAAATAAAATGTTAGGATTTCAAAGTGCTGTGCAGAGCATTGGACAGACAGTCACAACATTTATTGCTGGAATTTTGGTCAATTATAATTGGCATACTTCATATAGTATTTATTTTTTGGCTTTAGCTTCGTTTATTTTGTTTTTAATTTATGTACCGAACACTACTAGTGATACTGATAAAAATGATTCTGTTTCGACAGAACAATTAAATAAGCCCAAACAAAGTATAAATAGTTATGTAATATTGTCTTCCTTTGGTTTACTAATTTCTTTTGCGTTATTAATGGCCTTATTCTTAAAATCAGCAGGATTTGTTGTTGAAGAAAAATTTGAAAATGCTTCGTTTATTGGAACGGCCCTTTCTATATACACTTTGGTTGGGTTTTTAGGAAGTTTGCTGTACGGTTATATTGTCAAAGTGACAAAGCAATATACTTTTGCGCTTAGCTATGCGATTATAGGTGCATCATTCTTAATTATTGCATTGGCTCCTAATATGACTGTGATTACATTTGGCATGGCATTTGGTGGAATTGGTGGATCGGTTTTCCTACCAATTGCATTTGGAACCATTTTGGAAAAAGCCCCTTCACAATCGGGTAATTTGGCAATTTCAATAGCTATGGTAGGAACAAACCTTGGTACCTATTTATCTCCCTATTTGTTAGCAGCACTGGGTAATTTATTTGGGAATAATTCTTCCAAGTTTTCAATTTTAATTTCGGGAGTGTTAATGTTGGCATTAGCTGTATTTTATTTCTTGATTCGAAATATATTTAAACAGACAAGTGAAGTCAAAATTGAAGTTTGA
- a CDS encoding DUF1345 domain-containing protein, with the protein MKRIKIQKFLHKHGNVFLLALTSGTLVALLTSLTASWEYILLTGWDCAIVVLFCLVIYSFYPMDQGRHTKKVILKEGIRYPLIDAFVVFSSAVSVFIVILLLTVSKGSRMEIVFCIFSVFSSWNLIQLLYAIHYTEIYYQNNGGVSFNAKDLPNFWDFLYLAYTIGMTYQVSDTNFSTTRFRKVALGHSLISFAFSTLLIATMINFIASLISGR; encoded by the coding sequence ATGAAGCGAATAAAAATTCAAAAATTTTTGCATAAACATGGAAATGTTTTCTTGCTTGCCTTAACTAGCGGTACCTTAGTAGCTTTGCTAACTTCCTTGACTGCTTCTTGGGAATACATTCTTCTAACAGGATGGGATTGCGCTATAGTCGTACTTTTTTGTTTAGTAATTTACTCTTTTTATCCGATGGATCAAGGCCGGCACACGAAGAAAGTAATTCTCAAAGAAGGCATTCGATATCCACTGATTGATGCGTTTGTTGTCTTTTCAAGTGCAGTGAGTGTGTTTATTGTGATTTTGCTATTAACTGTCAGCAAAGGCAGTCGCATGGAAATTGTATTTTGTATTTTTAGTGTTTTTTCTTCTTGGAATTTAATTCAATTATTGTACGCTATTCACTACACGGAAATTTATTACCAAAATAATGGTGGGGTATCATTTAATGCAAAGGATCTTCCGAATTTTTGGGATTTTTTGTATTTAGCTTATACCATTGGTATGACTTACCAAGTTTCTGATACAAATTTTTCTACAACCCGTTTTCGAAAAGTTGCTTTAGGGCACTCACTCATTTCTTTTGCCTTTAGTACACTGCTCATTGCCACTATGATTAATTTTATAGCCAGTTTGATTAGTGGTCGCTAA
- a CDS encoding polysaccharide pyruvyl transferase family protein, giving the protein MANFYIDTTEVVHEIPQNDRPKFYMFGVPSYTNMGDQAVSLAERKYIENEFPTYQYIEIIEEDDDEAIPVVQEHLRSDDIIAFTGGGNMGNLYHNHEEARRKVFATFVDNLTISFPQSIHFEDNEDGEIEKKKSQEAYSKNSNLVLIARDAQSFHRMLTTFDNKVIFTPDMVLYMNSVDWKFERNGALFVLRHDSEKVVKQTTIDSIKRIMGNQRPVNRVDTVLDEPKKITPLTRDTLFEQQLELFSHQEIIITDRWHAMVFSVLTGTPCLLFGNSYGKGKHAYFDWLEQVNWIDYTDETDIDRIENTLKDLMAQKRHDYDVKKDFQQLSDVIKENIKSSKNKKA; this is encoded by the coding sequence ATGGCTAATTTTTACATTGATACGACAGAAGTCGTTCATGAAATTCCACAAAATGATCGCCCAAAATTTTATATGTTTGGTGTACCGAGTTATACAAATATGGGCGATCAGGCAGTATCATTAGCTGAAAGAAAATATATTGAAAATGAGTTTCCTACCTATCAATATATCGAAATTATTGAAGAAGATGATGATGAAGCTATTCCAGTAGTACAGGAACATCTCCGTTCTGATGATATTATCGCCTTTACTGGCGGTGGCAATATGGGCAATTTGTATCATAATCATGAAGAAGCTAGACGGAAAGTCTTTGCTACATTTGTTGACAATCTTACAATCTCATTTCCGCAATCAATTCATTTTGAAGATAATGAGGACGGTGAAATTGAAAAGAAAAAAAGCCAGGAAGCCTATAGCAAGAATTCAAATCTTGTTCTTATAGCTCGTGATGCACAAAGCTTTCATCGTATGCTTACGACTTTTGACAATAAAGTTATTTTCACGCCAGACATGGTATTATACATGAATTCAGTAGACTGGAAATTTGAACGAAATGGGGCATTGTTTGTATTACGACATGACTCAGAGAAAGTGGTTAAACAGACAACTATTGATAGCATAAAAAGAATAATGGGCAACCAACGACCTGTAAATCGTGTTGACACGGTGTTAGACGAGCCAAAAAAAATTACACCACTAACTCGTGATACATTATTTGAACAACAACTTGAGTTATTTTCACATCAGGAAATCATTATTACTGATCGATGGCATGCAATGGTTTTTTCTGTTTTAACTGGTACTCCTTGTTTACTTTTTGGCAACAGCTATGGAAAGGGGAAACATGCGTACTTTGATTGGTTGGAACAGGTAAATTGGATTGATTACACCGATGAAACTGACATTGATCGAATTGAAAACACTTTAAAAGATTTAATGGCGCAAAAGCGGCATGACTATGATGTAAAGAAAGATTTTCAACAGTTGAGTGATGTCATAAAAGAAAATATAAAATCATCAAAAAACAAAAAGGCATGA
- a CDS encoding GlsB/YeaQ/YmgE family stress response membrane protein: MGLIWTLIVGAIIGAIAGAITSRGAAMGWISNIVAGLIGSWLGESLLGSWGPSLAGMALIPSIIGAVVLVLIVSWITSRTNK, translated from the coding sequence ATGGGATTAATTTGGACGCTTATCGTAGGTGCAATTATCGGTGCTATTGCAGGTGCAATTACAAGCCGTGGTGCAGCTATGGGATGGATTAGCAACATCGTCGCTGGTTTAATTGGTTCTTGGTTAGGGGAAAGTCTTCTAGGATCATGGGGACCAAGCTTAGCAGGAATGGCACTTATTCCTTCAATTATTGGTGCAGTTGTATTAGTCTTAATTGTATCTTGGATTACTAGTCGCACAAATAAGTAA
- a CDS encoding DUF1593 domain-containing protein, whose product MDKQLNKKARTIITTDGEVDDMNSFLRYLLYSNELDTEGIILTSSVYHYAGDAEKGIAPERWTGEKWIPHLISEYEKVYSNLKVHADGYPTPEYLRSIYHIGNIGFKGEYEQETDGSQFLENYLIKDKDDRPLYIQTWGGTNTTARALKSIEEKYSHNPEWLSIKKRIEEKVIIYIILDQDDTYNEYIAKNWRIKVINDKFNFWYFAYLWKLSDQHLTQRLRNTWQKKLVHNYGSFLKNYALIGDGRVIEGEDENEQRGIDLYLENNPEYQRFDFISEGDSPSFFYLLNNGLRNDSDPTFGGWGGRFVEKSPILYTNEAMDLNPYTKRYEATYTLTRWFDDIQDDFIARAAWSATDNFDKVAHYPIIELDSSLNLEVSAGEQVKYTAHAKDPNGRNLYYKWWVYDEASTYNESNYLNPKQEDIDGFLIGYSAEANSENYDKVRIEGEDQPTVSINIPNDISAGQTIHVILEVKNDGDNPLKTYRRIILTAKGD is encoded by the coding sequence ATGGATAAACAACTTAACAAAAAAGCACGAACAATAATTACTACTGATGGTGAAGTAGATGACATGAATTCTTTTTTAAGATACCTGCTATATAGTAATGAGCTTGACACAGAAGGTATTATACTAACAAGTTCTGTCTATCATTACGCAGGTGATGCTGAAAAAGGTATAGCCCCAGAGCGTTGGACGGGTGAAAAATGGATTCCACACTTAATATCGGAATATGAAAAAGTCTATAGCAATTTGAAAGTACATGCTGACGGATATCCAACTCCTGAATATTTACGTAGTATTTATCATATTGGTAACATAGGATTTAAAGGTGAATATGAACAAGAAACAGATGGTTCTCAATTTTTGGAGAATTATCTGATAAAAGATAAAGACGATCGTCCATTATATATCCAGACATGGGGAGGAACAAATACCACAGCGCGTGCATTGAAGTCAATCGAAGAAAAATATAGTCACAATCCAGAATGGTTGTCAATAAAAAAACGAATTGAAGAAAAGGTGATAATTTATATTATTTTAGACCAAGATGATACTTATAATGAATATATAGCCAAAAATTGGCGAATTAAAGTAATTAATGATAAATTCAATTTCTGGTATTTTGCGTATCTATGGAAACTTTCAGATCAACATTTGACTCAACGCCTCAGGAATACTTGGCAAAAAAAACTAGTTCACAATTATGGGTCATTTTTAAAAAACTATGCTCTGATAGGTGATGGACGGGTAATTGAGGGTGAAGATGAGAATGAACAGCGTGGCATTGATTTATATTTAGAAAACAATCCTGAATATCAACGTTTTGATTTTATTTCAGAAGGTGATTCGCCTTCGTTCTTTTACTTGCTGAACAATGGGTTACGTAATGACAGCGATCCTACATTTGGTGGTTGGGGTGGCCGATTTGTTGAAAAATCACCAATTTTATATACCAATGAGGCAATGGATTTGAACCCTTACACAAAACGTTATGAGGCGACATATACCTTAACTAGATGGTTTGATGATATTCAAGATGATTTTATAGCTCGTGCTGCATGGAGTGCTACAGATAATTTTGACAAAGTAGCTCATTATCCAATTATTGAATTAGATTCAAGTTTAAATCTCGAGGTAAGTGCTGGCGAACAAGTTAAGTATACAGCTCATGCTAAAGATCCAAATGGTCGAAATCTATATTATAAATGGTGGGTCTATGATGAGGCTTCAACCTATAATGAAAGTAACTACTTGAATCCAAAACAAGAAGATATTGATGGATTTTTAATTGGATATAGTGCAGAAGCAAATTCGGAAAATTACGATAAAGTTCGTATAGAAGGTGAAGATCAACCAACTGTCAGTATCAATATTCCAAATGATATTTCCGCTGGTCAAACTATTCATGTGATTTTAGAAGTGAAGAATGACGGTGACAATCCACTTAAAACTTACCGACGAATCATTTTGACAGCAAAAGGAGACTAA
- a CDS encoding sugar porter family MFS transporter codes for MKTKSKKVKLNFLHYCVYVISLGGFLFGYDTGVINGALAFMSRPGQLNLTPTLQGIVSSSLVIGACFGALGCGRVADKIGRRKTLRIIAIVFTIATVFCAVAMNFWLMSIFRFILGLAVGAASSLSPMYLAEISPENLRSANVNKNAIFIVLGQLCAFIVNAILGNIWGHWDPIWRVMVISGAVPSIILWVNSFRISGSPQWLLLKHRFNRARKIFRRLGFENTNQFIKSQSEQSSEQNDDEFIWSTALKNKKLLYLLVTGIVIALIQQISGVNTVMYYGTILLEKVGMGESGSLYANVLIGVVSVIASIFGTRMIEHANHHRMLIIGLIGNVVFMALLGTIMKSNVFSQGVTNALVLISLTLFLANHQGIVSPVTWLLLAEMFPGKVKAQFMSVATATTWITNFVISLIYPQLVAILGTALVFFVFAMSNGLSIVLASLFVNSKKMAKAYDTASLS; via the coding sequence ATGAAAACTAAATCAAAAAAAGTTAAGCTGAATTTTCTGCATTACTGTGTGTACGTTATATCATTAGGCGGATTTCTATTTGGCTATGATACTGGTGTGATTAACGGCGCACTGGCATTTATGAGCCGTCCGGGTCAACTGAATTTGACACCAACCTTACAAGGCATTGTGTCCAGTTCATTGGTTATTGGTGCTTGTTTTGGGGCACTGGGGTGTGGCCGAGTTGCTGATAAAATTGGCCGCCGTAAGACGCTACGAATCATTGCAATCGTATTTACAATAGCTACGGTGTTTTGCGCTGTTGCCATGAACTTTTGGCTTATGTCAATTTTTCGATTTATATTAGGTTTAGCAGTTGGTGCTGCATCAAGTTTGTCACCAATGTATTTAGCAGAAATTTCACCGGAAAATTTAAGAAGCGCCAATGTCAATAAAAATGCTATTTTTATTGTACTTGGTCAGTTATGTGCTTTCATTGTAAATGCAATATTAGGCAACATCTGGGGTCATTGGGATCCAATTTGGCGTGTTATGGTGATTTCTGGTGCTGTTCCATCAATTATTTTGTGGGTAAACTCGTTTCGTATTAGCGGTAGTCCGCAATGGTTACTCTTAAAGCATCGTTTTAACCGAGCTCGAAAGATATTTCGTCGATTAGGATTTGAAAATACTAACCAGTTTATCAAATCTCAAAGTGAGCAATCTAGTGAGCAAAACGACGATGAATTTATTTGGTCAACAGCATTAAAAAACAAAAAGTTGCTTTATTTGTTAGTGACAGGAATTGTGATTGCTTTAATCCAGCAAATCTCAGGTGTAAACACCGTGATGTATTACGGTACGATTTTACTTGAAAAAGTTGGTATGGGTGAGAGTGGTTCCTTGTATGCCAATGTGTTAATTGGTGTCGTTTCCGTTATTGCTAGTATATTTGGTACTCGAATGATAGAACATGCTAATCATCATCGTATGTTGATTATTGGTTTGATTGGTAACGTTGTTTTTATGGCGCTACTTGGAACTATTATGAAATCTAATGTTTTTTCTCAAGGAGTAACTAATGCTTTGGTGCTTATCAGTTTAACGTTGTTTTTGGCTAATCATCAAGGTATTGTAAGTCCTGTTACATGGCTTTTGTTAGCCGAAATGTTTCCTGGAAAGGTTAAGGCGCAATTTATGTCCGTAGCCACAGCAACAACTTGGATAACCAACTTTGTCATTAGTTTAATCTATCCGCAGTTAGTTGCTATTCTTGGAACAGCATTGGTATTTTTCGTTTTTGCTATGTCAAATGGATTAAGTATTGTGTTAGCAAGTCTGTTTGTTAATAGTAAAAAAATGGCAAAGGCTTATGATACAGCTAGTCTATCATAG
- a CDS encoding YczE/YyaS/YitT family protein — MKKRFTLLFFSLLLNALGNAMAVSTNLGANPWTAAGQGLAAIFNISLGFALLCFGIFVLMINSLLAREINVQRIIGNFLFMFPFSYLVDWIVTYLNGSFLVTSGLFVRIVSNLLGITIVAIAVAMYQQANLILHPNDELMFTLRFKYTQGNATKAQLIAYLLPLSILSLAFYINHQWFGVGVGLLASLFLQGPIIDLTHRIFFLKSSKNKKA; from the coding sequence ATGAAAAAAAGATTTACTCTACTATTCTTTTCTCTTCTACTAAATGCCTTGGGCAATGCTATGGCTGTTAGTACGAATCTGGGAGCTAATCCTTGGACAGCTGCTGGACAAGGATTAGCAGCGATTTTCAATATTTCACTAGGTTTTGCTCTACTTTGCTTTGGTATTTTTGTACTAATGATAAATTCTCTTTTAGCACGTGAGATTAATGTTCAGCGTATTATAGGAAATTTTTTATTCATGTTTCCGTTTAGTTATTTAGTTGATTGGATTGTGACGTATTTAAATGGATCTTTTTTGGTAACTAGTGGTTTATTCGTTCGAATAGTATCAAACCTCTTAGGGATTACAATAGTTGCTATAGCAGTTGCCATGTATCAACAAGCTAATTTAATTTTGCATCCAAATGATGAATTAATGTTTACACTAAGATTTAAATACACACAAGGTAATGCTACAAAAGCTCAACTGATTGCATACCTACTGCCTTTATCAATATTGTCCCTGGCCTTTTATATTAACCATCAATGGTTTGGCGTTGGTGTTGGATTACTAGCTTCCTTATTTTTACAAGGCCCAATTATTGACTTAACACACAGGATATTCTTTTTAAAATCATCAAAAAACAAAAAGGCATAA